The following proteins are co-located in the Myxococcus fulvus genome:
- a CDS encoding ABC transporter permease, with translation MNVLGMQTLFVKEVRRFMRVPGQTVLSPLISTTLYFIVFGYSISGRVAEVEGSPYLHFIVPGLVFLGIANNAFLNSSSSLFITKIQGTVVDLLVAPLGPGELMAGFIGGAMVRGLVVGGLTWAVAGLFTGFSLEHAWVAAYFLLIASYVFSVLGLLAAVWAEKFEQINFFPTFVMLPLTFLGGVFYSVRELPAPWSTVSLFNPMVYMVEGLRYGMLGRSAFSPALGAGILAGVALVATAAVYFVLRSGYRMKA, from the coding sequence ATGAACGTCCTCGGGATGCAGACGCTGTTCGTGAAGGAGGTCCGGCGCTTCATGCGCGTGCCGGGGCAGACGGTCCTCTCTCCGCTCATCAGCACCACGCTGTATTTCATCGTCTTCGGCTACTCCATCTCCGGCCGCGTCGCCGAGGTGGAGGGCTCGCCGTACCTGCACTTCATCGTGCCGGGCCTCGTCTTCCTCGGCATCGCCAACAACGCCTTCCTCAACAGCTCCTCGTCCCTGTTCATCACCAAGATTCAGGGCACCGTGGTGGACCTGCTCGTGGCCCCGCTCGGCCCCGGCGAGCTGATGGCGGGCTTCATTGGCGGCGCCATGGTGCGCGGCCTCGTCGTCGGTGGCCTCACCTGGGCCGTGGCCGGCCTCTTCACCGGCTTCAGCCTGGAGCACGCGTGGGTGGCCGCCTACTTCCTGCTCATCGCCTCCTACGTCTTCAGCGTGCTGGGCCTGCTCGCTGCCGTGTGGGCGGAGAAGTTCGAGCAGATCAACTTCTTCCCCACCTTCGTGATGCTGCCCCTCACGTTCCTGGGCGGCGTCTTCTACTCGGTGCGCGAGCTGCCCGCGCCCTGGAGCACCGTCAGCCTCTTCAACCCCATGGTCTACATGGTGGAGGGGCTGCGCTACGGCATGCTCGGCCGGAGCGCGTTCTCCCCCGCGCTGGGCGCCGGAATCCTCGCGGGCGTCGCGCTGGTGGCCACCGCCGCCGTTTACTTCGTGCTCCGTTCAGGCTACCGGATGAAGGCATGA
- a CDS encoding ABC transporter ATP-binding protein encodes MSTHTPALELQGLTKRYGDFTALQQMDLTIRAGEIFALLGPNGAGKTTMIGSVCGLVRKTAGTIRVFGQDLDQDNVGPRYQVGLVPQEINFDPFFTVAESLRIQQGFYGQKQDEARVDEVLTALNLQGKKDSLTRALSGGMKRRLLIAKALVHKPKLVFLDEPTAGVDVELRRDLWTYVRKLASEGTTIVLTTHYLEEAEELADRVGIINEGRLLMVEDKATLLRRFGEKRVVVSFTEPQTTLSEATRRFTSRLSEDGRSLTYVEREGAAPAGELLRTLYAEGLPIADVETRRSRLEDVLLEVLRGRPSPQAA; translated from the coding sequence ATGTCGACCCACACCCCCGCCCTGGAGCTCCAGGGACTCACCAAGCGCTACGGTGACTTCACCGCGCTGCAGCAGATGGACCTCACCATCCGGGCGGGAGAAATCTTCGCGCTGCTCGGCCCCAACGGCGCCGGCAAGACGACGATGATTGGCAGCGTGTGCGGCCTGGTCCGCAAGACGGCCGGCACCATCCGCGTCTTCGGCCAGGACCTGGACCAGGACAACGTGGGCCCGCGCTACCAGGTGGGCCTCGTGCCGCAGGAGATCAACTTCGACCCGTTCTTCACCGTGGCCGAGTCCCTGCGCATCCAGCAGGGCTTCTATGGCCAGAAGCAGGACGAGGCCCGCGTGGACGAGGTGCTCACCGCCCTCAACCTCCAGGGCAAGAAGGACTCGCTCACGCGCGCGCTGTCGGGCGGCATGAAGCGCCGCCTGCTCATCGCCAAGGCCCTGGTGCACAAGCCCAAGCTCGTCTTCCTCGACGAGCCCACCGCGGGCGTTGACGTGGAGCTGCGCCGCGACCTCTGGACGTACGTGCGAAAGCTGGCCTCCGAGGGCACCACCATCGTCCTCACCACCCACTACCTGGAGGAGGCGGAGGAGCTGGCCGACCGCGTGGGCATCATCAACGAGGGCCGCCTGCTCATGGTGGAGGACAAGGCCACGCTCCTGCGCCGCTTCGGCGAGAAGCGCGTCGTCGTCAGCTTCACCGAGCCGCAGACCACCCTGTCGGAGGCCACGCGCCGCTTCACCTCGCGCCTGTCCGAGGACGGCCGTTCGCTCACCTACGTCGAGCGCGAGGGCGCCGCCCCCGCGGGGGAGCTGCTGCGCACGCTCTACGCCGAGGGGCTCCCCATCGCCGACGTGGAGACGCGCCGCTCGCGCCTCGAGGATGTCCTCCTGGAAGTCCTCCGCGGTCGTCCCTCGCCCCAGGCCGCCTGA
- the ettA gene encoding energy-dependent translational throttle protein EttA — protein sequence MAQNFIFTMQDLRKVKNGKEILKGIYLSFFPGAKIGVIGPNGSGKSTLLRIMAGVDTEFFGVAKPDPSAKVGYLAQEPQLDPTLDVKGNVELGLKEIRASLDRFNEVSAKFAEPMSDAEMEKLLAEQGRLQDAIDAVNGWELDRTIEMAMDALRLPPGDADVTKLSGGEKRRVALCRILLEKPDLLLLDEPTNHLDAESVAWLEQALKEYKGTIVCITHDRYFLDNAAEWILELDRGEGVPWKGNYSSWLDQKQKRLELEEKSESHRQKTLKRELEWVRQSPKARQAKSKARIAAYEELLNQGQEKRDATGEVIIPPAPRLGGLVVEAKGLRKAYGDRLLIDDLSFKLPPGGIVGVIGPNGAGKTTLFRMMTGTEKPDAGELKIGETVVMAYVDQSRDALNGDNSVFDEVSGGLDHLDLGRAGQVPSRAYLAGFAFKGQDQQKRVKDLSGGERNRVHLAKMLKSGGNLLLLDEPTNDLDVETLRSLEDALLSFAGCAVVISHDRWFLDRIATHILAFEGDSKAFFFEGNFEDYEADKKKRLGPDALNPHRIRYRPVSKD from the coding sequence ATGGCCCAGAATTTCATCTTCACGATGCAGGACCTGCGCAAGGTCAAGAATGGCAAGGAGATCCTCAAGGGCATCTACCTGTCGTTCTTCCCTGGCGCGAAGATTGGCGTCATCGGTCCGAACGGCTCCGGCAAGTCGACGCTGCTGCGCATCATGGCGGGCGTGGACACGGAGTTCTTCGGCGTGGCCAAGCCGGACCCCAGCGCCAAGGTCGGCTACCTGGCGCAGGAGCCGCAGCTGGACCCGACGCTGGACGTGAAGGGCAACGTGGAGCTGGGCCTGAAGGAGATTCGCGCCTCGCTGGACCGCTTCAACGAGGTCAGCGCGAAGTTCGCCGAGCCCATGAGCGACGCGGAGATGGAGAAGCTGCTGGCCGAGCAGGGCCGGCTGCAGGACGCCATCGACGCGGTGAACGGCTGGGAGCTGGACCGCACCATCGAGATGGCCATGGACGCGCTGCGGCTGCCGCCGGGGGACGCGGACGTGACGAAGCTGTCCGGCGGTGAGAAGCGCCGCGTGGCGCTGTGCCGCATCCTCTTGGAGAAGCCGGACCTGCTGCTGCTCGACGAGCCCACCAACCACCTGGACGCGGAGAGCGTCGCGTGGCTGGAGCAGGCGCTCAAGGAGTACAAGGGCACCATCGTCTGCATCACCCACGACCGGTACTTCCTGGACAACGCGGCCGAGTGGATTCTGGAGCTGGACCGCGGCGAGGGCGTGCCCTGGAAGGGCAACTACTCCAGCTGGCTGGACCAGAAGCAGAAGCGGCTGGAGCTGGAGGAGAAGTCGGAGAGCCACCGGCAGAAGACGCTCAAGCGCGAGCTGGAGTGGGTGCGCCAGTCGCCCAAGGCCCGTCAGGCCAAGAGCAAGGCGCGCATCGCCGCGTACGAGGAGCTGCTCAACCAGGGCCAGGAGAAGCGCGACGCCACGGGCGAGGTCATCATCCCGCCCGCGCCGCGCCTGGGCGGGCTGGTGGTGGAGGCCAAGGGCTTGCGCAAGGCGTACGGCGACCGGCTGCTCATCGACGACCTGAGCTTCAAGCTGCCGCCGGGCGGCATCGTGGGTGTCATCGGCCCCAACGGCGCGGGCAAGACGACGCTGTTCCGGATGATGACGGGCACGGAGAAGCCGGACGCGGGCGAGCTGAAGATTGGCGAGACGGTGGTGATGGCCTACGTGGACCAGAGCCGCGACGCGCTCAACGGCGACAACAGCGTGTTCGACGAGGTCAGCGGCGGGCTGGACCACCTGGACCTGGGCCGCGCGGGCCAGGTCCCCAGCCGCGCGTACCTGGCGGGCTTCGCCTTCAAGGGCCAGGACCAGCAGAAGCGCGTGAAGGACTTGTCCGGCGGCGAGCGCAACCGCGTGCACCTGGCGAAGATGCTCAAGAGCGGCGGCAACCTGCTGCTGCTCGACGAGCCCACGAACGATTTGGACGTGGAGACGCTGCGCAGCCTGGAGGACGCGCTCTTGAGCTTCGCGGGCTGCGCGGTGGTCATCAGCCACGACCGCTGGTTCCTGGACCGCATCGCCACGCACATCCTCGCGTTCGAGGGTGACAGCAAGGCCTTCTTCTTCGAGGGCAACTTCGAGGACTACGAGGCGGACAAGAAGAAGCGCCTGGGCCCCGACGCGCTCAACCCGCACCGCATCCGCTACCGCCCCGTCTCCAAGGACTGA